In the genome of Aedes aegypti strain LVP_AGWG chromosome 2, AaegL5.0 Primary Assembly, whole genome shotgun sequence, the window TCATCTGAACCTTCCACTGCTTCCAGTTCTGCCTCCGCGATCTACGGTCCAGATAAGACCTGAACCTCCCCCGCCATACTGGGCGCACTACCAGCATCGACCGGTACTTCCTTCGGCAGGGGCAGCTCCCCATCAACGGCGCAGTAGCCGTAGCAGCAACAGTAGCCCCAGAAGTTCCGATAGCGAGAATTCGCCACACGTTACCCCACCGCCTCCGCTGCCACCGGTTCCACTGCCCAGAGCCAATAATGCGCAGCGAGCTGTTGTTCAACAACAGGTGGTGGTACAACATCGAACCCAGCGGCGGAATTTTGTCGGCGGTGGCATTTCGGAACACAGGAATCCGGGAGGACCAGCTAGGCTCCAGCGCTACAACATTACGAACCACCATC includes:
- the LOC110676892 gene encoding proline-rich receptor-like protein kinase PERK10; amino-acid sequence: MEKKYRKSSMTEAAPSTRTTSSNGPSTVAAVEVGPSAISSSTQPSSSSSSSRRHLNLPLLPVLPPRSTVQIRPEPPPPYWAHYQHRPVLPSAGAAPHQRRSSRSSNSSPRSSDSENSPHVTPPPPLPPVPLPRANNAQRAVVQQQVVVQHRTQRRNFVGGGISEHRNPGGPARLQRYNITNHHQQQQRQQQHPQRRPRIKEHLLSEYGFSWVCDIDCDVK